In Ruminococcaceae bacterium R-25, one genomic interval encodes:
- a CDS encoding DNA polymerase V: MDRIYVAIDLKSFYASVECVERKLDPLQTNLVVADPTRTEKTICLAVSPSLKKYGIPGRARLFEVVQKVEQINNDRRYKAPGRKLIGKSIWSSELERHPEMEVDYVVAPPQMAHYMKVSSQIYGIYLKYVAPEDIFAYSIDEVFIDATSYLDIYHMNAHDFTRMLIQDVLHKTGITATAGIGPNMFLCKVAMDIVAKHIPADNDGVRIAELTEEKYRELLWEHTPLTDFWRVGRGTASRIAKIGLYTMGDIARCSLNRQSLGQLYKLLGKNTELLVDHAWGIEPTTIKDVKAYEPDNNSTSTGQVLKEPTDYETTRLIVWEMADTLSLDLVEKGVVTNQIVLTIGYDRESLASGKYTGEVVTDYYGRECPKHAHGTINLEKHTSSTKLITEAVMKLFDAIADPALLSRRLGIAACNVISEDDASKIEKHEQMSIFDLGREEENTTEDDEKLAKERALQEAMLELKHKYGKNAVVKAKNLNKGGTAMERNGQIGGHKA, encoded by the coding sequence ATGGACAGGATCTACGTAGCGATCGATCTTAAATCTTTTTACGCAAGCGTTGAGTGCGTAGAGCGTAAGCTTGACCCGCTGCAGACGAATCTTGTGGTGGCAGATCCCACCAGGACCGAAAAGACCATTTGTCTTGCTGTCTCCCCTTCGCTGAAGAAATACGGCATTCCGGGAAGGGCGAGGCTCTTTGAGGTTGTACAGAAGGTCGAACAGATCAATAACGACAGGCGCTATAAGGCGCCGGGCAGAAAGCTTATCGGAAAGAGCATCTGGAGTTCTGAGTTAGAACGCCACCCGGAAATGGAAGTCGATTATGTTGTTGCACCGCCTCAGATGGCCCACTACATGAAGGTCAGCTCACAGATCTACGGAATCTACTTAAAGTATGTTGCGCCTGAGGATATTTTCGCGTACTCGATCGATGAGGTGTTTATTGACGCGACGAGTTATCTGGACATTTATCACATGAATGCGCACGATTTTACGAGGATGCTGATCCAGGACGTTCTGCATAAGACTGGCATTACGGCGACGGCAGGGATCGGGCCGAACATGTTTCTCTGCAAGGTTGCGATGGATATCGTGGCCAAGCACATTCCCGCGGACAACGACGGAGTTAGGATCGCTGAACTCACGGAGGAAAAATACAGGGAGCTTTTGTGGGAGCACACTCCCCTCACCGATTTCTGGCGCGTCGGCAGGGGCACGGCTTCAAGGATCGCGAAGATCGGGCTCTACACGATGGGCGACATCGCGAGATGCTCACTTAACAGGCAGAGCCTGGGCCAGCTTTATAAACTGCTGGGCAAGAATACCGAGCTTCTGGTTGACCACGCTTGGGGTATAGAACCGACGACGATAAAGGACGTTAAGGCTTACGAGCCGGACAACAACAGCACGTCGACGGGCCAGGTCTTAAAGGAGCCTACGGATTATGAGACGACAAGGCTCATCGTGTGGGAGATGGCAGACACGCTGTCGCTGGATCTCGTTGAAAAAGGTGTTGTCACGAACCAGATAGTTCTCACGATCGGTTACGACAGAGAGAGCCTTGCAAGCGGCAAATACACGGGCGAGGTCGTCACGGATTACTACGGCAGAGAGTGCCCCAAACATGCGCACGGCACCATCAATCTTGAAAAGCACACATCATCAACCAAGCTAATCACGGAAGCGGTCATGAAGCTTTTTGACGCGATTGCCGACCCGGCTCTCTTAAGCCGGCGCTTAGGGATCGCAGCATGCAATGTCATCAGCGAAGACGATGCTTCCAAAATTGAAAAACACGAGCAGATGAGCATCTTCGATCTCGGCCGCGAGGAAGAAAACACTACTGAAGACGATGAAAAGCTCGCGAAGGAACGCGCGCTGCAGGAAGCGATGCTCGAGTTAAAACACAAGTACGGAAAGAACGCGGTCGTCAAAGCCAAGAACCTCAACAAGGGCGGCACGGCAATGGAGCGCAACGGCCAGATAGGCGGACACAAAGCATGA
- a CDS encoding peptidoglycan/xylan/chitin deacetylase (PgdA/CDA1 family), whose amino-acid sequence MNKKLIIGIVLGLAALLVAGFAAYEVFFVKRGLVETQEGTYYYDFTGKPMTGMQHMENNAVRYFDPETKLMATGEKQIEGSNYLFDGDGVMLYGYQQINNVHKYFDPKTGKMLTGWIETSEGMYYSGKDGVAASGLTTVEGKDYFFAKDTGLMVKGMVEDGDDTYCFDQETGVALDGIIEDTDGSKRGFIGGKMLKNCRAYEKNHLYYFDDEGNVCREVDGTKKMVALTYDDGPSVYTDQILDVFEKYNQKATFFIVGDRISWNEDQAKREAALGCQQGNHTYNHNVLTKLSEEKIKEKLKGTDDELIRISGKPSVYLRPPEGRYNDTLKKTCGCPIILWSVDSRDWESKDCTKVCNAVIGKVKDGDIVLMHDLYKSTADATEKIVPALINEGFQLVTVEEMAIIKTDGKGLENGVVYTRISGNKK is encoded by the coding sequence ATGAATAAGAAACTTATTATTGGCATAGTCTTAGGACTTGCCGCGCTTTTGGTGGCAGGATTTGCAGCTTACGAGGTGTTCTTTGTAAAAAGAGGACTGGTTGAGACACAAGAAGGTACTTACTATTACGATTTTACAGGTAAGCCCATGACCGGCATGCAGCACATGGAGAATAATGCTGTCAGGTATTTCGATCCTGAAACAAAACTCATGGCTACAGGCGAAAAGCAGATTGAAGGAAGCAATTATCTTTTCGACGGCGACGGAGTCATGTTGTACGGCTACCAGCAGATCAATAATGTACATAAGTATTTCGATCCTAAGACAGGCAAGATGCTCACCGGCTGGATCGAAACTTCAGAAGGCATGTACTACTCCGGAAAAGACGGTGTAGCTGCTTCAGGCCTTACGACTGTTGAAGGCAAGGATTATTTTTTCGCCAAGGATACAGGTCTCATGGTCAAAGGAATGGTAGAAGACGGCGATGACACATACTGCTTCGATCAGGAAACTGGTGTTGCTTTAGACGGCATCATTGAAGATACTGATGGCTCCAAGAGGGGCTTTATCGGCGGCAAGATGCTCAAGAACTGCAGAGCCTACGAAAAGAACCACCTCTACTATTTCGACGATGAAGGCAATGTATGCCGCGAGGTAGACGGTACCAAGAAAATGGTAGCTCTGACTTACGACGACGGCCCTTCCGTCTACACGGATCAGATCCTCGACGTTTTCGAAAAGTACAACCAGAAAGCAACTTTCTTCATTGTAGGCGACCGTATCTCCTGGAATGAAGACCAGGCAAAGCGCGAGGCGGCACTCGGCTGCCAGCAGGGCAACCACACATATAACCACAACGTTTTGACCAAGCTCTCCGAGGAAAAGATCAAGGAGAAGCTCAAAGGCACAGATGACGAACTTATTAGGATCTCCGGCAAGCCTTCCGTATATTTGAGACCTCCGGAAGGAAGATATAACGATACACTTAAGAAGACTTGCGGCTGCCCTATCATTCTCTGGAGCGTCGACTCCCGTGACTGGGAGAGCAAGGACTGCACCAAAGTCTGCAATGCGGTAATAGGCAAGGTCAAAGACGGCGACATCGTACTGATGCATGACCTCTACAAGTCAACTGCAGATGCCACGGAGAAGATCGTCCCTGCCCTTATCAACGAAGGTTTTCAACTCGTTACAGTTGAAGAGATGGCTATCATAAAGACTGACGGCAAGGGCCTTGAAAACGGAGTAGTATACACAAGGATATCCGGAAATAAAAAATGA
- a CDS encoding transglutaminase superfamily protein: MNKRLIISAGTIAALVAFTSCSWAVKPINSEVSLESSSSVSESASESSSSAVETASNAYDHTFNPHVISQMFVDKYGEQFKEDYFKYCDAILAGADSVECSKGEWLLKFQDIARSCLPIVSEYCYNSEDSFPVVSEGVYKLYYSIPKDEYLKKVDEFKARVETLIENCILSDDSELEKALALYLSESARIDYDYDAVGADNYRSAEGYGVSPYRSLMTDKGICQEIAGTYAYLLLQVGVDAISVSGLTKDCTTAHEWTIVRLDGKLYHCDVTFQCTNKFSVQYFGMTDAEREKQGDWDMPYNNIGGTNDLWARDYPALDDTKFEQFWTCYNCLLDREENKIFCYDKSGTEDANYYTMDV; this comes from the coding sequence ATGAATAAAAGACTGATAATATCAGCAGGTACTATAGCCGCCCTCGTAGCTTTCACATCATGTTCCTGGGCGGTTAAACCAATTAACAGTGAAGTTTCTTTGGAGAGTTCTTCATCTGTATCTGAGTCCGCTTCGGAGTCTTCGTCTTCAGCTGTTGAGACGGCTTCGAATGCATACGATCACACATTCAACCCTCACGTCATCTCGCAAATGTTTGTCGACAAGTACGGCGAGCAGTTTAAGGAAGACTACTTCAAATACTGCGACGCAATTCTCGCCGGCGCTGATTCCGTGGAGTGCAGCAAGGGGGAATGGCTGCTTAAGTTCCAGGACATAGCAAGGTCATGCCTGCCCATTGTCAGTGAGTACTGCTACAATTCAGAGGACTCTTTCCCTGTAGTCAGCGAAGGCGTATATAAGCTGTATTACAGTATTCCCAAGGATGAATATCTTAAGAAGGTCGACGAGTTCAAAGCGCGCGTCGAGACGCTGATCGAGAATTGTATTTTGTCAGACGACAGCGAGCTCGAGAAGGCTCTCGCGCTATACCTCTCTGAATCTGCAAGGATCGACTACGATTACGACGCGGTTGGCGCTGACAACTACCGTTCGGCTGAAGGCTACGGCGTCTCCCCTTACCGCTCTCTCATGACCGACAAGGGCATCTGCCAAGAGATCGCCGGCACTTATGCTTATCTCCTTCTTCAGGTCGGAGTCGATGCGATATCAGTCAGTGGTCTTACTAAGGATTGCACTACAGCTCACGAATGGACCATCGTAAGGCTTGACGGCAAGTTATATCACTGCGATGTGACCTTCCAGTGCACCAATAAGTTCTCAGTCCAATACTTCGGCATGACCGATGCCGAGCGCGAGAAGCAGGGCGACTGGGACATGCCTTATAACAACATCGGCGGCACCAATGACCTCTGGGCAAGAGACTATCCTGCTCTTGACGATACCAAATTCGAACAGTTCTGGACTTGCTATAACTGTCTTTTAGACCGCGAAGAGAACAAGATCTTCTGTTACGACAAGAGCGGAACAGAAGATGCGAATTACTATACGATGGATGTGTAA
- a CDS encoding putative transcriptional regulator yields the protein MDDSLVLKNRLKEYRKELNLSQDELAKMVGVSRNTISSIETGQFCPTAKLALVICIALDKKFEDIFYF from the coding sequence ATGGATGATTCACTGGTATTAAAGAACAGATTAAAGGAATACCGCAAGGAGCTGAATCTGTCACAGGATGAGCTGGCGAAAATGGTCGGCGTGTCAAGAAACACAATAAGCTCAATCGAGACAGGGCAATTCTGTCCAACAGCCAAACTTGCGTTGGTAATCTGTATAGCACTTGATAAGAAATTTGAAGACATATTCTATTTCTAA